AAAATCTCAGCGACGTACTGCCCTTAGTAAAAGCTTATCAACAGTTTTACCAGAACGATAATATTAGCGAAGCGCGTAATCGTGCATTTTTCAGCCGTTTTTGCGACGACAATTTAAGGGGGTGTCAGTTTCTATACCGGGAGACTGGTGAAGTTGCCGGGTTTGTGACGCTTTATTTTACGTTTTCATCGCAATTAGCTGATGATGTGACCGTGTTAAATGATTTATACGTGCTACCGGAATATCGTGGTCGCGGCATTGCAAAAACACTCATTGAACACAGTTATCAAGTGAGTCGTGAACGAAATACCGCACGCCTGCAATGGGTTACCTCCGAGAGTAACAAGATCGCGCAACTGCTATATAATCGCGTTGCCAAACACAGCGGCACCTGGATGCTGTACACCAAAACCCATTAGTACGATTGAAATTGTCTGTGGGCA
The Alteromonadaceae bacterium 2753L.S.0a.02 DNA segment above includes these coding regions:
- a CDS encoding ribosomal protein S18 acetylase RimI-like enzyme, producing MIEVVTHKNLSDVLPLVKAYQQFYQNDNISEARNRAFFSRFCDDNLRGCQFLYRETGEVAGFVTLYFTFSSQLADDVTVLNDLYVLPEYRGRGIAKTLIEHSYQVSRERNTARLQWVTSESNKIAQLLYNRVAKHSGTWMLYTKTH